TAGGGCTAATTTAGCAGAAGCGCAAAAACAATTATCACTATTGCAGAGTGGTACTCGTAGCGAAGTCATCTCTGCAAAGGAGGCGGCTGTCACTGAATCACGCGCCGCTTTGGTACTAGCACAAGAAGGTAGCCGTCCTGAAGAAATTGCCCAACGTCAAGCCGCCGTCAGAGCCGCACAAGCACAGTTAGCAGCCGCCCAAGTCAGATTAGCGGATACCGTAATTCGCGCCCCCTTCTCTGGCATAGTGACGCAAAAGTACGCCAATATCGGCTCTTTCGTCACTCCTACCACCTCAGCTTCTACTAGCGCCTCAGCAACTTCTAGTTCGATTGTGGCTGTAGCACAGGGTGTAGAAGTATTGGCACAAGTACCCGAAGCTGATATCGGTCGAATTAAGCAGGGACAACAAGTGGAAATTGTCGCTGATGCGTATCCTGATCAAGTGTTTCGTGGGCGTGTGCGTTTAATTGCCCCGGAAGCAGTTGTGGAACAGGGTGTGACATCCTTTCAAGTGCGGGTAGCTATTGATACGGGTGCAGATAAATTACGCTCTGGCTTAAATGTAGATTTAACTTTCTTGGGCGATCGCGTTAATCAAGCTTTGGTATTACCTACAGTTTCCATTGTCACCGAAAACGGGAAAACAGGTGTTCTAGTACCAGATGCCAAAAATAAACCCCAATTTCGGGAAGTCACAATAGGCGCACAAATTCAGGATCAGACGCAAGTTTTATCTGGAATCAAAGAGGGCGATCGCGTGTTTGTTGACTTACCTAAAGATTACAAAATTCAGAAGGCTAAAGAAAAAGCAAATCAATGAACTTCCTAGAAAGTATGCAAATGGCAGGTAAAACCCTGCTATCTAACAAACTGCGTAGCGCCCTAACTATGTTGGGCATTGTCATCGGTAACGCCTCCGTTATTGCCATGATTGGTATTGGTGAAGGCGGACAGAGATATGTCAAAAAGCAGTTAGAATCTTTAGGGCCGAATGTGCTGTTTGTCATTCCTGGGAACCAAGCCACGCAGCGTATCACCACCAACCTACCCAAGACTTTGGTACTAGCCGATGCAGAAGCGATCGCCACTCAAGT
Above is a genomic segment from Nostoc sp. MS1 containing:
- a CDS encoding efflux RND transporter periplasmic adaptor subunit translates to MIVYIEVPIIGKLKHPTRWLAGLVAAGVLVVGTTTTYKIVQQGSSKQDITQLTVPVETQNVTIRITASGKVVPVQSVNISPKNPGVLAQLYVEQGDRVQQGQIIARMDVGEIEAQIAQYRANVAQAQAQLDEAKAGSRPQEIAQAKARLAQAQAQLAESVAGNRPQEIAQSQARVDAAQAKVNYTNEQVKRYQYLYEQGAEKKQLYDQAVSEDRSARANLAEAQKQLSLLQSGTRSEVISAKEAAVTESRAALVLAQEGSRPEEIAQRQAAVRAAQAQLAAAQVRLADTVIRAPFSGIVTQKYANIGSFVTPTTSASTSASATSSSIVAVAQGVEVLAQVPEADIGRIKQGQQVEIVADAYPDQVFRGRVRLIAPEAVVEQGVTSFQVRVAIDTGADKLRSGLNVDLTFLGDRVNQALVLPTVSIVTENGKTGVLVPDAKNKPQFREVTIGAQIQDQTQVLSGIKEGDRVFVDLPKDYKIQKAKEKANQ